The genomic DNA CCCCGCCGCCATCCACGCCGCGCTGGCCAAACAGCAGCGCCCGGACCTGGACGAAACGCTCAAGAATGCGCGCGGCTATCCCGTCTTCAGCGCCCGTGCCGCGCACCTGGACAGCGATGCCCTGCGCGAGATCGCCGAAACCGACGACACGCCGGCGGCGGCGCGCACCGAGGACTGCCTGCGCGCCACCGCCCTGTTGTGCGAAGTGATCGAAACACTGTCACGCGATGCCCGCGCCCACGTGCTGGAGCACGGCACGCCGGAGCGCGACGACGACTGGCCCCTGTTGCAGCTGGAACTGCTGCTGCCGGCCCAATGGCCGTCGGCCGCGCGCGAACACGCCCAGGCGCGGGCGCGGCAGGCCGCGGCCTGGCCCGCGGCGCGCCTGGGCCTGCGGCCGCACGAGGCGCGCGACGCCTTGGCCAGCGACGGCCTGCTGCGCGAACTGGCGCTGGAGCCAGCGACGGCCGCCCGCGCGCCGCTGCGCATCGTGGCCGCGGCCGATTCGTTCATCGACAGCCATGTGGTGGGTGAATGGGACGCCGGCGGCCTGCTGGTCGGCAACGGCAATCCGCAAGGGCGCGTGCCCGGCGAAGCGGCCGCCGGCCTGCTGCTGGACCTGAACCTGGCCCCGCCCGCGACGCCCGGCAATGGCGCGCCCGCCGCGCCGCCGGCGGGCGCCTTCGCGCTGACGCTGTCACCCATGGCGCATCGCGCCACCGGCGCCGATGACCGCGGCGCCGCCAACGAACCGATACTGGCCGAGCTGACGACCCGCTTCCTGGAACAACATGAACGCCGCGCGCAGGACATCCGCGCGCTGGTCAGCGACGCCGACCATCGCGGCAGCCGTCCGCTGGAAGCCGCGGGGCTGGCCAGCACGCTGTTCACCACCCTCGACCCGAACCAGGATTGCCTGGCGGTCGGCGGCGCCTGCGGCTATACCGGCGCCGCCGCGCACCTGCTGACGTTGTCGGTCGCCGCTGAAGCCTGCGCCCAGGCCGAGGCGCCGGTGCTCGCCGTGATGACCCAGGACCCCATGTTGCGTACGCTCGCGCTGCTGTCCCCTTCCCCCTCCGCCTGACCCCCATAAGAAAAGCCAGAATCATGCGTAGCCCTTCAGGTTTCTTTTCCGGTATCTCCAGCGCCCTGAGCGAAGGTCGCCATTGGACCTCCCGCGCCCTCGGCAATCCGCGCCTGTTCATGGCGATCGGCCTGATCGCCCTGGTCGTGTTCCTGTTCCTGTTTGCCGACACCGTCGAGATCGGCCTGGCCTGGGCCGGCATCGCGCTGGGAATATTCCTGTTGCTCTGGCTGTGCGCCTATCTGTGGCGCCGGCGCCGCGCGCGCCGCGCCAACAAGAACCTGGGCGACATGCTGGAGCAGCAGGTGCAGACGGGCAGCGCGGCCGCCAATCGCGGGGACGTGGACGCGCTGCGCACGCGCCTGGTGCAGGCGGTGCGCACCATCAAGACGTCCAAGATCGGCCAGGTGTCGGGCAACGAAGCGCTGTACGAACTGCCCTGGTACATCGTGATCGGCAACCCCGCCGCGGGCAAGAGCAGCGCGGTGATCAATTCCGGCCTGCAATTCCCCTTCGCCGACAAGAACGGCGCGGCGGTGCGCGGCGTGGGCGGCACCCGCAACTGCGACTGGTTCTTCACCACCGAAGGCATCCTGCTGGACACGGCCGGCCGCTACTCGGTGCACGAGGAAGACCGCAATGAATGGATGGGTTTTCTCGACCTGCTCAAGCGTCATCGCCCCAAGGCGCCGATCAACGGCATCATCGTGGCCGCCAGCATCGACGAGCTGACCGGCGCCGGGCCGGAATTCGCCATCAACCTGGCCAAGAACCTGCGCCAGCGCGTGCAGGAACTGACCGACCGGCTGGAAGTGTTCGCGCCGGTCTACATCATCTTCACCAAGGCCGACCTGATCTCGGGCTTCAGCGAATTCTTCTCCGACAGCGACCAGCGCGAGCGCGACCGCGTCTGGGGCGCCACCCTGCCCTACGGCGCGGAAGAGAACCGCGACGTGCTGGCCCTGTTCGACGAACGCTTCGATGAACTGTACGAAGGCCTCAAGGAAATGGGCACGGCGCAGATCTCGCTGCGCAACAACCGCGAACTGCCGCCGGGACTGCTGACCTTCCCGCTGGAGTTCGCCGGCATCAAGCCGGCGCTGCGCACCTTCCTGTCGACGCTGTTCGAGACCAACCCGTTCCAGTACAAGCCCGTGTTCCGCGGCTTCTACTTCACCAGCGCGCTGCAGGAAGGCGTGTCGCAAAGCACCTCGACCGAACGGCTGGCCGAACGCTTCGACCTGCGCCCGGCCGCCCGCGGCCAGGCGCGCAACGTGTCCTCGCACAACGGCTTCTTCCTGCGCGACCTGTTCTCCAGCGTGATCTTCGCCGACAAGACGCTGGTGCGCCAGCACGCCAGCCCGGCCAAGACCCGCATGCGCTACCTGACCTTCTTCGGCCTGGTGCTGGCGCTGGGCCTGGTGCTGGGCGGCTGGAGCTGGTCGTACCTGGGCAACCGCCAGCTGGCGCAGAACGTGCAGGCCGACCTGGACAAGGTGGTGCGCCTGCAAAGCGAGCGCACCGACCTGCAGAGCCGCCTGGAGGCCATGGAGATCCTGCAGGACCGCATCGAGCAGCTGGACCGCTATTCGTCCAGCCGCCCGTGGTCGCTGGGCCTGGGCCTGTACCAGGGCGACGTGCTCAAGGAGCGCCTGCTGGCCGAGTACTACAACGGCGCGCGCCAGTTCATGCTGAGCCCGGTCAAGGCCAGCCTGGAGGACTTCCTGGCCAAGGTCGACATGTCCGGCGCCGCGGCGGCGGCCGGCGGCGCGCAGCAGCCGGCGCCGCAGGCGGTGCGCGCCTCGCACGTCCCGGGCGGCGACACGCTGTTCCAGGATGCCTCGCCGACCAATGCCGACGACGCCTACAACGCGCTCAAGACGTACCTGATGATGGCCAATCGCCAGCACGTCGACCCCACCCACCTGTCCGACCAGATCACGCGTTTCTGGCGCGGCTGGCTGGAGACCAACCGCGGCGCCATGCCGCGCGACCAGCTGATTCGCAGCGCCGAACGCCTGATCTCGTTCTACGTCAGCCGCGCGCCCGACGCCGGCTGGCCGCAGATCGACACCAACCTGGCGCTGGTGGAAAAGACCCGCGCCAGCCTGCGCGCCGTGATGCAGGGCATGCCGGCGCGCGAACGCGCCTACGCCACGCTCAAGGCGCGCGCCGCCACGCGCTTCCAGACCATGACGGTGGCGCGCATCGTCGGCGAGA from Achromobacter xylosoxidans includes the following:
- the tssM gene encoding type VI secretion system membrane subunit TssM, giving the protein MAIGLIALVVFLFLFADTVEIGLAWAGIALGIFLLLWLCAYLWRRRRARRANKNLGDMLEQQVQTGSAAANRGDVDALRTRLVQAVRTIKTSKIGQVSGNEALYELPWYIVIGNPAAGKSSAVINSGLQFPFADKNGAAVRGVGGTRNCDWFFTTEGILLDTAGRYSVHEEDRNEWMGFLDLLKRHRPKAPINGIIVAASIDELTGAGPEFAINLAKNLRQRVQELTDRLEVFAPVYIIFTKADLISGFSEFFSDSDQRERDRVWGATLPYGAEENRDVLALFDERFDELYEGLKEMGTAQISLRNNRELPPGLLTFPLEFAGIKPALRTFLSTLFETNPFQYKPVFRGFYFTSALQEGVSQSTSTERLAERFDLRPAARGQARNVSSHNGFFLRDLFSSVIFADKTLVRQHASPAKTRMRYLTFFGLVLALGLVLGGWSWSYLGNRQLAQNVQADLDKVVRLQSERTDLQSRLEAMEILQDRIEQLDRYSSSRPWSLGLGLYQGDVLKERLLAEYYNGARQFMLSPVKASLEDFLAKVDMSGAAAAAGGAQQPAPQAVRASHVPGGDTLFQDASPTNADDAYNALKTYLMMANRQHVDPTHLSDQITRFWRGWLETNRGAMPRDQLIRSAERLISFYVSRAPDAGWPQIDTNLALVEKTRASLRAVMQGMPARERAYATLKARAATRFQTMTVARIVGENDAGVVAGSYAIPGTFTREAWEQYIQPAINEAAKKEVQTSDWVLGVNARDDLTLDGSPEQIQKSLATMYKTEYAQEWQKFLRGVTIKPFTSFEQSVGAMNRLGDPQTSPIAKLINTAYEQTSWDNPSLVNAGLQQAQSGVVGWFKRVILRQTPPAPTPATTANGEAIPMGPVGREFSDVARLVVTRENQSLLGNYMGALSKIRTRFNLLNNQGDPGPGSLVLLRQTLEGKDSELADALKLVDEQMLAGLSATQRETLRPLLVRPLIQAYAVAMQPAERELNKVWNAQIYQPFNQTLAEKYPFAARASVEASSDEIGQVFGPQGSIAKYVNDTLGPLTVRRGDILTARTWGDMGISLQPTFTANFAQWVAPLSGGAGAGSASQPQTLFQIQPKPAAGVTEYTIEIDGQQLRYRNTPPQWVNFVWPNAQGAPGARITATTFDGSVVEIVNEPGRFGLERLIATAQRTANADGSFNMSWGKSNVTVPVKLRIISNAQAPGAGGSEPGGSQGLRNLRLPSSVVGASPESSSAQTRPGAPQ